A genomic segment from Barrientosiimonas humi encodes:
- a CDS encoding lytic transglycosylase, which yields MAPVDYTPPANPYVFSEQATSAQALQRETGRPWQRYTVRPGDSLAKLAVRHQTTIKALVAKNKLENPRLLRIGTTIQVPGEMPKRSAAPEPKAKKKASDRSKAKKEAKDKAPARRTLSHTVRRNDNLISLARYYDTSWGSIMKANRLADPHRITVGQKLQVPVPASFRGDGDQARSPKKDHKHDSKKKDPKKSDKRDDRRGEKKDDKKKESRTAKPSSRNTFLGRTYPDHVVRSAERNRAALKEVDVPSRSETRSLIVSTARRYGVDPKLALAISWQESGWNQRAVSVANAVGIMQVMPGTGEWCSGLAGRELNLMNPKDNVVAGVVYLRWLAQNASSTDQAIAGYYQGLGGVRKNGMYPDTKSYVRAVKAHMARF from the coding sequence ATGGCCCCCGTGGACTACACCCCTCCCGCCAACCCCTACGTCTTCTCCGAGCAGGCGACCTCCGCACAGGCCCTGCAGCGTGAGACCGGCCGGCCCTGGCAGCGCTACACCGTCAGGCCCGGCGACTCCCTCGCCAAGCTCGCCGTGCGCCACCAGACGACGATCAAGGCGCTGGTGGCCAAGAACAAGCTCGAGAACCCGCGCCTGCTGCGCATCGGCACCACCATCCAGGTCCCGGGCGAGATGCCCAAGCGCTCCGCGGCCCCCGAGCCCAAGGCCAAGAAGAAGGCCTCGGACCGGTCGAAGGCCAAGAAGGAGGCCAAGGACAAGGCGCCGGCCCGCCGTACGCTCTCGCACACCGTGCGCAGGAACGACAACCTGATCTCGTTGGCCCGCTACTACGACACCAGCTGGGGCTCGATCATGAAGGCCAACCGGCTGGCCGACCCGCACCGCATCACGGTGGGTCAGAAGCTGCAGGTCCCGGTGCCGGCGAGCTTCCGCGGTGACGGCGACCAGGCGCGGTCGCCGAAGAAGGATCACAAGCACGACAGCAAGAAGAAGGACCCCAAGAAGTCCGACAAGCGCGACGACCGGCGCGGCGAGAAGAAGGACGACAAGAAGAAGGAGTCGCGCACCGCCAAGCCGTCCTCGCGCAACACCTTCCTCGGGCGCACCTACCCCGACCACGTCGTGCGGTCCGCCGAGCGCAACCGCGCCGCGCTGAAGGAGGTCGACGTGCCCTCGCGCAGCGAGACCCGCTCGCTGATCGTCTCGACCGCGCGTCGCTACGGCGTCGACCCGAAGCTGGCCCTGGCCATCTCCTGGCAGGAGTCGGGCTGGAACCAGCGGGCGGTGTCGGTGGCCAACGCCGTCGGGATCATGCAGGTCATGCCCGGCACCGGTGAGTGGTGCAGCGGGCTCGCCGGGCGCGAGCTGAACCTGATGAACCCCAAGGACAACGTGGTCGCCGGCGTGGTCTACCTGCGCTGGCTCGCCCAGAACGCCAGCAGCACCGACCAGGCGATCGCGGGGTACTACCAGGGGCTCGGCGGCGTGCGCAAGAACGGCATGTACCCCGACACCAAGAGCTACGTCCGCGCGGTCAAGGCGCACATGGCCCGGTTCTGA
- a CDS encoding Rv2175c family DNA-binding protein — MTEPQNPHPAPTEEDLELERLVADWLPVPDFAEAIDVRLREARRLISDRVVLAHRVGERRVMAVPAGFVQDGEVLPSIPGTLTVLSDAGLSDRQALTWLFTPDDTLPLPGAPIDMLRAGRKAEVRRRAQELLA, encoded by the coding sequence GTGACCGAGCCCCAGAACCCCCACCCGGCGCCCACCGAGGAAGACCTGGAGCTGGAGCGACTCGTCGCCGACTGGCTGCCGGTGCCCGACTTCGCCGAGGCGATCGACGTGCGGCTGCGCGAGGCGCGGCGCCTGATCTCCGACCGCGTGGTGCTCGCCCACCGGGTGGGCGAGCGCCGGGTGATGGCCGTGCCGGCGGGGTTCGTGCAGGACGGTGAGGTGCTGCCCTCGATCCCCGGCACGCTCACCGTGCTCTCCGACGCCGGGCTCAGCGACCGGCAGGCACTGACCTGGTTGTTCACCCCTGACGACACGCTGCCGCTGCCGGGGGCGCCCATCGACATGCTGCGCGCGGGCCGCAAGGCCGAGGTGCGTCGGCGGGCGCAGGAGCTGCTGGCCTGA
- a CDS encoding polyprenyl synthetase family protein, with protein MPNPLDVERLRTRVQTSIDAQLKAQQQVLAPIGTAAEPLLQAAADLLRGGKRLRAAFFYWGYRAAGGADSDALVTAASSMEMFQAGALVHDDVMDDSDTRRGQPSVHRRLGRLHADRSWLGDTDRFGAAGAVLVGDLCLTWTDELYATSGLPAEELARGRGEFDAMRAQLMAGQFLDVLEAALGWDDAPTDERIARARHVARVKSARYTVEQPLLIGAACAGGDEALLDDLARYGRALGEAFQLRDDLLGVFGDPAATGKPAGDDLREGKRTVLMAYTLDALDDADTERFEALLGDADLADDDLAWMRDTITGSGAVERVERLIDELVDVAAAALRSADIVDDQARTVLGELVTLTTERNA; from the coding sequence GTGCCCAACCCCCTGGACGTCGAGCGGCTGCGCACCCGTGTGCAGACGTCGATCGACGCTCAGCTGAAGGCCCAGCAGCAGGTGCTGGCGCCGATCGGCACCGCCGCCGAGCCGCTGCTGCAGGCCGCGGCCGACCTGCTGCGCGGCGGCAAGCGGCTGCGCGCGGCCTTCTTCTACTGGGGATACCGCGCGGCCGGCGGCGCCGACAGCGACGCCCTGGTCACGGCGGCCAGCTCGATGGAGATGTTCCAGGCCGGCGCCCTCGTGCACGACGACGTCATGGACGACAGCGACACCCGCCGCGGCCAGCCGTCGGTGCACCGCCGCCTCGGCCGGTTGCACGCCGACCGATCCTGGCTCGGCGACACCGACCGGTTCGGCGCCGCGGGCGCGGTGCTGGTCGGCGACCTGTGCCTGACCTGGACCGACGAGCTGTACGCCACCAGCGGGCTCCCGGCCGAAGAGCTGGCTCGGGGCCGGGGCGAGTTCGATGCGATGCGCGCCCAGCTGATGGCCGGGCAGTTCCTCGACGTGCTCGAGGCGGCGCTGGGCTGGGACGACGCCCCCACCGACGAGCGCATCGCCCGCGCCCGGCACGTCGCGCGGGTCAAGAGCGCGCGCTACACCGTCGAGCAGCCGCTGCTGATCGGCGCCGCGTGCGCCGGCGGCGACGAGGCGCTGCTGGACGACCTGGCCCGCTACGGCCGCGCGCTCGGCGAGGCCTTCCAGCTGCGCGACGACCTGCTGGGCGTCTTCGGCGACCCGGCCGCCACCGGCAAGCCGGCCGGCGACGACCTGCGCGAGGGCAAGCGCACGGTGCTGATGGCGTACACCCTCGACGCGCTCGACGACGCCGACACCGAGCGGTTCGAGGCGCTGCTCGGCGACGCCGACCTCGCCGACGACGACCTGGCCTGGATGCGCGACACCATCACCGGCAGCGGCGCGGTCGAACGGGTCGAGCGGTTGATCGACGAGCTCGTCGACGTCGCGGCCGCGGCCCTGCGCAGCGCCGACATCGTCGACGACCAGGCCCGCACCGTGCTGGGCGAGCTGGTGACGCTCACCACCGAGCGCAACGCCTGA